One part of the Eriocheir sinensis breed Jianghai 21 chromosome 6, ASM2467909v1, whole genome shotgun sequence genome encodes these proteins:
- the LOC126986432 gene encoding uncharacterized protein LOC126986432 → MRRRHGSGRRVTPPFGGRPCREPPRMEPAEWGCLTRSPSAPAKATMLPGKIRSTLAEPQGKAGVWSIRVTKDGSGDGQLLHQPLHLLTNSPFTHQGSNDLTHTAARGRMLDRIHKRLS, encoded by the exons ATGAGGAGGCGTCACGGTTCAGGGAGGCGTGTGACCCCACCCTTTGGAGGACGGCCGTGCAGGGAGCCACCAAGAATGGAACCTGCAGAGTGGGGGTGTCTGACAAGGAGCCCGAGCGCCCCAGCCAAGGCGACCATGCTGCCGGGGAAGATACGCAGCACCCTTGCCGAGCCGCAGGGGAAGGCAG GAGTGTGGAGTATCAGGGTGACCAaggatggcagtggtgatggccAGCTCCTCCATCAGCCCCTCCACCTCCTGACCAACTCGCCGTTCACCCATCAAGGCAGCAAtgacctcacacacacagcagccagGGGGAGGATGCTGGACAGAATTCACAAGAGACTTTCCTAG